A region from the Desulfitobacterium dehalogenans ATCC 51507 genome encodes:
- the proB gene encoding glutamate 5-kinase, whose amino-acid sequence MNDLRRIVIKVGSSSLNHPEGGLDDQAIHRIAGVIAEIRKLGVECVLVSSGAVAAGVGKLGLKARPKDVAGKQAVAAVGQGVLIEKYALALEERGLVCAQVLLSRIDLAEASRYRNAQNTLEQLLRYQVIPIINENDTVAVEELCFGDNDRLSALVAGLVHGDLLVILTDVDGLYSANPKLDPSAALIREVADLTQVMAIAGGAGSSMGTGGMVTKLKAAEIATRFGMGMFLLHSKRMKDITKLIQGERPLGTYFIPAAHRIMGKKRWIAYGGLSEGSIFIDEGAVKALLKGKSLLASGITGIDGIWERKELVRINNPDGIEVARGLVELSSEELEEVRGKHSEEMLAIVPNLEGEEVVHRDNMTLMVE is encoded by the coding sequence GTGAATGACCTGCGTAGAATCGTCATAAAGGTAGGGAGCAGTAGTTTAAATCATCCTGAAGGCGGTCTTGATGATCAAGCTATCCATAGAATAGCCGGGGTGATTGCTGAGATCCGCAAGCTTGGCGTAGAATGTGTCCTGGTCAGCTCAGGAGCAGTGGCTGCCGGGGTTGGAAAGTTGGGCTTAAAAGCAAGACCTAAGGATGTGGCAGGTAAGCAGGCAGTTGCAGCCGTAGGTCAGGGAGTTTTGATTGAGAAATATGCCCTTGCTCTAGAGGAACGGGGCCTGGTATGCGCCCAGGTATTGCTCTCCCGTATTGATTTGGCGGAGGCCTCCCGTTATCGCAATGCTCAAAACACTTTAGAGCAATTACTGCGTTATCAGGTAATTCCGATTATCAATGAGAATGATACCGTGGCGGTAGAAGAGCTTTGTTTCGGAGATAATGATCGCCTTTCTGCACTGGTGGCAGGTTTGGTTCACGGGGATTTGCTGGTGATTCTTACGGATGTGGATGGACTCTATTCTGCTAATCCGAAACTGGATCCCAGTGCGGCCCTCATCCGGGAAGTAGCGGATCTGACTCAAGTGATGGCTATCGCTGGAGGAGCGGGCAGCTCCATGGGTACAGGAGGTATGGTGACCAAACTAAAAGCGGCGGAAATCGCCACCCGTTTTGGTATGGGAATGTTCCTTCTTCACTCCAAGCGCATGAAGGACATCACCAAGCTGATTCAGGGAGAACGGCCCTTGGGTACCTATTTTATCCCTGCTGCCCATCGGATTATGGGAAAGAAACGCTGGATTGCCTATGGAGGATTGTCCGAGGGAAGCATTTTTATTGATGAAGGGGCTGTAAAGGCTTTGCTCAAAGGAAAAAGCTTATTGGCCTCAGGAATTACCGGCATCGACGGGATCTGGGAACGCAAAGAACTGGTACGCATCAACAATCCGGATGGGATAGAGGTAGCCCGCGGCTTAGTGGAGCTGAGCAGTGAAGAGTTAGAGGAAGTGCGCGGCAAACACTCGGAAGAGATGCTGGCCATCGTCCCCAATTTAGAGGGTGAAGAGGTCGTTCATCGCGACAATATGACTTTGATGGTCGAGTAG
- a CDS encoding glutamate-5-semialdehyde dehydrogenase produces the protein MDFAPELLTIGQRAKDAARKLAYTGTAAKNKALLAMAEALLSHEQEILEANQKDVEGAIQKGTKKSLVNRLALTSEGIRQMSDSLKEVVNLGDPVGEGEFWTRPNGLRIQRTRVPLGVVAMIYEARPNVTVDAAALCLKSGNAVILRGGSEAIESNKVLSRVISAAAESQGMPAACIQLLENTDRQWVQQLMKMNGYVDVIIPRGGAGLIQTVVKESTVPVIETGTGVCHAFVDREADLAKGVSIVFNAKTQKPGVCNALETVLVDEAVALEFLPLLGEKFQDYGVEIRGCEKTCAILPYAAKATEEDWGTEYLDLIISAKVVKDVDEAMDHIYHYGTRHSETIITENYTTAQRFLHEVDAAAVYVNASTRFTDGGRFGFGAEIGISTQKLHARGPMGLQALTTMKYMIYGEDQIVT, from the coding sequence ATGGATTTTGCACCGGAACTGCTGACAATCGGTCAAAGAGCTAAGGATGCCGCTCGTAAGCTGGCTTATACCGGCACCGCCGCCAAGAATAAGGCTCTTCTGGCTATGGCGGAGGCCTTGCTGAGCCATGAACAAGAGATTTTAGAAGCCAATCAAAAGGATGTGGAGGGGGCCATTCAAAAGGGAACCAAAAAATCCTTAGTTAATCGTTTGGCTTTGACCTCTGAAGGGATTCGCCAAATGAGTGATTCCCTTAAAGAAGTGGTCAATTTAGGGGACCCGGTAGGGGAAGGGGAGTTTTGGACCCGTCCCAACGGTTTGCGCATTCAGCGTACCCGTGTTCCCTTAGGTGTGGTGGCGATGATCTATGAAGCCCGTCCCAATGTAACGGTAGATGCGGCGGCTCTCTGCCTGAAGTCCGGCAATGCGGTCATTCTCCGGGGAGGCTCCGAAGCCATTGAGAGCAATAAGGTTTTAAGCAGGGTGATCTCTGCAGCCGCGGAAAGCCAGGGTATGCCGGCGGCCTGCATTCAACTTCTGGAGAATACGGATCGGCAATGGGTTCAGCAGCTCATGAAAATGAACGGGTATGTGGATGTCATCATACCGCGGGGAGGTGCAGGACTCATTCAGACCGTGGTTAAAGAATCCACAGTCCCCGTCATTGAGACCGGTACCGGAGTATGTCATGCTTTTGTAGACCGGGAAGCCGATCTAGCTAAAGGGGTCAGCATTGTCTTCAATGCCAAAACCCAAAAACCCGGGGTATGCAACGCCTTGGAGACCGTGCTGGTGGATGAAGCGGTAGCTTTAGAATTTCTGCCTCTGCTGGGGGAGAAATTCCAAGATTATGGGGTGGAAATAAGGGGCTGTGAAAAGACCTGTGCCATTCTCCCTTACGCCGCTAAAGCCACGGAAGAGGATTGGGGAACAGAGTATCTGGATCTCATCATCAGTGCCAAAGTGGTCAAAGATGTGGATGAAGCGATGGACCATATTTATCACTATGGGACCAGGCATTCAGAAACCATAATCACTGAGAATTACACTACGGCACAGCGCTTCCTGCATGAGGTGGATGCTGCAGCTGTTTATGTCAATGCCTCCACTCGCTTCACCGACGGCGGACGCTTCGGCTTTGGAGCAGAGATCGGTATCAGCACCCAGAAGCTTCATGCCCGGGGACCCATGGGGCTGCAAGCATTAACCACCATGAAATATATGATTTATGGTGAAGATCAGATTGTAACTTAA
- a CDS encoding GAF domain-containing sensor histidine kinase — translation MFISKLDFWRALTNKVVSQAGADVFMDVLQEIIAFFAADQGYIYLFNSNDQLLPLACYPQEITEVRLSENLRRYISNLNQVTIYTDDTVCTDQGCQQEIMAMGYATLAFAPIWKQDKVTGFMLLAWKESHRFKRDDDDLLYTIGNLLGIGLFNAHLIGGMQIREDELQTMCRALLKAKEEEAKRISRELHDEVGQDLTTIVLRLKMIQGQNDVEIIHDDVKDLLFMVRETLADVQRIAMNLRPSALDNLGLLPAINWQLDQFRADNQVEIAFHHPPKLEQLTEEQELLLYRVLLEILTNISRHAQATKVNICLQQAEDLLTLQVDDDGIGFDLEGSNTLGLGLMGMKERIKEQNGTFLLDSKIGKGTTVTVAVPMKNPGGMKV, via the coding sequence TTGTTTATATCTAAGTTGGATTTTTGGCGTGCTTTAACCAATAAGGTGGTCAGCCAGGCCGGAGCGGACGTCTTTATGGATGTCCTTCAGGAAATTATCGCTTTTTTTGCAGCCGATCAGGGTTATATTTATCTGTTTAACAGCAATGACCAACTTCTCCCCTTAGCTTGTTATCCCCAGGAAATCACTGAGGTGAGATTAAGTGAAAACCTTCGAAGGTATATCAGTAACCTGAATCAGGTCACTATCTATACGGACGATACGGTGTGCACGGATCAAGGGTGTCAACAGGAAATAATGGCCATGGGGTATGCGACCCTTGCCTTTGCTCCGATTTGGAAACAGGATAAGGTTACCGGCTTTATGCTCCTGGCCTGGAAGGAAAGCCACCGGTTTAAACGCGATGATGACGATTTGCTCTATACCATCGGAAACCTGCTGGGCATCGGTTTATTCAACGCGCATTTGATTGGCGGGATGCAGATCCGGGAAGATGAACTGCAAACCATGTGCCGGGCCCTGCTGAAAGCCAAAGAAGAAGAAGCAAAGCGAATCTCCCGGGAATTGCATGACGAGGTGGGGCAGGATCTGACAACCATCGTTTTGCGGCTGAAAATGATCCAGGGCCAGAACGATGTGGAAATCATCCATGACGATGTGAAGGATTTGCTCTTTATGGTGCGGGAGACCCTGGCTGACGTGCAGCGGATTGCCATGAACCTCCGGCCTTCGGCTTTAGACAATCTGGGTTTGCTGCCGGCGATTAATTGGCAGTTGGATCAGTTCCGGGCCGACAATCAAGTGGAGATCGCCTTTCATCATCCCCCTAAATTAGAGCAGCTTACTGAAGAGCAGGAATTATTGCTCTACCGTGTGCTGCTGGAGATTCTGACCAATATATCCCGCCATGCCCAAGCAACCAAGGTGAACATTTGTCTGCAGCAGGCAGAGGACCTTTTGACTCTGCAGGTAGATGACGATGGCATCGGCTTTGATCTGGAGGGCAGCAATACCTTGGGATTAGGACTGATGGGCATGAAAGAACGAATTAAGGAACAGAACGGAACCTTCCTGCTGGACAGCAAGATTGGCAAAGGAACCACGGTGACAGTGGCTGTTCCCATGAAGAACCCGGGAGGAATGAAGGTGTAA
- a CDS encoding response regulator: MEKIRLLLVDDHTLLRRALSALLQGEEHLTVVGEAGSGEEAVVLAGQLQPDIILMDITLPDMDGLEATRQIRCQYEGIKIIALTMHVEEEYLLQFLAAGGNGYLHKSTADLELLQAIERVIAGEIYLGPTGVQVLANRQYVRPREGDVDPEVLSMRERQVLVLVAAGCTSAEIAKKLFLSPSTIDTYRNRIANKLNLESRSQWVEYVARHRLD, encoded by the coding sequence ATGGAAAAGATCCGTCTTTTGCTGGTTGATGATCATACTCTGCTGCGCCGGGCCTTATCTGCCCTTTTGCAAGGTGAAGAGCACCTTACGGTGGTGGGTGAGGCCGGCAGCGGCGAAGAAGCCGTTGTGCTGGCCGGGCAGCTCCAGCCGGATATTATTCTGATGGATATCACACTGCCGGATATGGATGGACTGGAAGCCACCCGGCAAATTCGCTGTCAATATGAAGGAATTAAGATCATTGCCCTGACCATGCATGTGGAGGAAGAATACCTGCTGCAGTTTTTAGCGGCAGGCGGCAACGGCTACCTGCATAAATCCACAGCCGATCTGGAACTGCTGCAGGCTATTGAACGGGTCATAGCCGGAGAAATTTATCTCGGGCCAACCGGAGTGCAGGTGCTGGCCAACCGCCAGTACGTCCGCCCCCGGGAAGGGGATGTGGACCCGGAAGTGCTTTCCATGCGGGAGCGCCAGGTGCTGGTGCTGGTAGCGGCCGGCTGCACCAGTGCGGAGATCGCCAAAAAACTGTTCTTATCTCCCAGCACCATTGATACTTACCGCAACCGCATCGCCAATAAGCTGAATTTGGAAAGCCGTTCCCAGTGGGTGGAATATGTGGCCAGGCACCGCCTGGATTAA